A single genomic interval of Schistocerca americana isolate TAMUIC-IGC-003095 chromosome 2, iqSchAmer2.1, whole genome shotgun sequence harbors:
- the LOC124594176 gene encoding uncharacterized protein LOC124594176, translating to MSSTSFSGSKTCAASFPVVLVLELLRRYKVLNRQIVLAVRRDIGTAGLADEYLIEIVIGEPQLSRGPRDTNVNDLRAAYAVLHRAAEALQQQYGPAVALMMASAFFGVICSSYEIIVLVVMEDVERKSGVLSHSLLVSSVWLAFHGVKLVAVSMCCAAACDEERRTGVLLHRAATASALCGTPLPEAEAFLREVRRGPPLSFTAGGFFHIRRSLVISTLATVITHIVILTQFGIKY from the exons ATGTCCAGCACTTCCTTCTCTGGCTCCAAGACGTGCGCCGCCTCTTTCCCTGTTG TCTTGGTGCTAGAGCTTCTACGGCGGTACAAAGTGCTGAACAGACAAATAGTCTTGGCGGTTCGGCGAGATATTGGAACGGCAGGACTTGCAGATGAATACCTCATAGAGATAGTTATTGGTGAGCCTCAGCTGTCTCGGGGGCCACGAGACACGAACGTCAACGACCTCCGCGCAGCGTACGCTGTTCTCCACCGTGCGGCAGAGGCGCTACAGCAGCAGTATGGGCCAGCCGTGGCGTTAATGATGGCCAGTGCATTCTTCGGCGTCATCTGCAGTTCTTACGAAATAATTGTGTTGGTGGTGATGGAAGACGTCGAGAGGAAGTCCGGTGTCCTGAGTCATTCCCTGCTCGTCTCCTCGGTGTGGCTGGCCTTCCACGGAGTGAAGCTGGTGGCGGTGTCCATGTGCTGCGCCGCCGCGTGCGACGAGGAACGCCGGACGGGAGTCCTGCTGCACAGGGCGGCAACGGCGTCCGCTCTGTGTGGGACGCCGCTGCCAGAGGCAGAGGCCTTCCTGCGTGAAGTGCGGAGGGGACCGCCTCTGAGCTTCACCGCCGGCGGCTTCTTCCACATCCGCAGGAGTTTGGTCATCTCCACCTTGGCAACTGTCATCACCCACATAGTCATTCTGACTCAGTTTGGCATCAAATACTGA